In Populus trichocarpa isolate Nisqually-1 chromosome 16, P.trichocarpa_v4.1, whole genome shotgun sequence, a genomic segment contains:
- the LOC7488037 gene encoding gamma-tubulin complex component 3, with protein sequence MEEDQQTILDLVKELVNRLLSQNPQNPKPPISNTTPNSPDFQNSLRYAIRILSSRLTPSIAPDAVAISESIKRGLATQGKSSQALTFSELYNKFASKTGSGSINNKWAVLYLLKIISEDKKIAQNAPNPSPFLSNLGLNELDLSSESRVSHNFKRGEKDYDKGVLFVTKDPENLREIAFREFVNLIKEENEVSEEVLVRDVLYACQGIDGKYVKFDANVDGYVLLDSIKVPRGTRVMVRKLCELGWLFRKVKGYISESMDRFPAEDVGTVGQAFCAALQNELLDYYKLLAVLEAQAMNPIPLVSETASSGNYLSLRRLLVWFAEPIVKMRLMAVLVDKCRVLRGGAMAGAIHLHAQHGDPLVNEFMRSLLRCVCSPLFEMVRSWVLEGQLEDIFAEFFVVGQPVKAEALWREGYRLHAGMLPSFISQPLAQRILRTGKSINFLRVCCDDRGWADATTEAAAAAGTTTRRGSLGYGETDALETLVVEAAKRIDKHLLDVMYTRYKFKEHCLAIKRYLLLGQGDFVQYLMDIVGQELSEPANTISSFQLAGLLESAIRSSNAQYDDRDILDRLRVKMMPHGTGDRGWDVFSLQYDARVPLDTVFTESVMARYLRIFNFLWKLRRAEHALIGAWKTMKPNCITSHSFTKLQHAVKLQLLSTLRRCQVLWNQMNHFVTNLQYYIMFEVLEVSWSNFSNEMEVARDLDDLLAAHDKYLHSIVEKSLLGERSQSLYKSLFVLFDLILRFRSHADRLYEGIYELQTRTRASSLSSQDKNRSRRQTKDKSSEPESWLNDGRKALEERAGEFLQNMGQELETISKEYTVLLEGFLSQLPMQQHVDLKFLFFRLDFAEFYSRLHPGS encoded by the exons ATGGAAGAAGACCAGCAGACAATCTTAGATCTAGTCAAAGAACTAGTCAATCGCTTACTCTCTCAAAACccacaaaaccctaaacctccAATTTCTAACACTACCCCTAACTCTCctgatttccaaaattctcttCGCTACGCAATCCGCATTCTCTCCAGCAGGCTAACCCCTTCAATTGCGCCTGATGCCGTCGCAATCTCTGAATCAATCAAGCGTGGTCTCGCTACTCAAGGTAAATCCTCTCAAGCTCTCACTTTTTCTGAATTATACAACAAATTTGCATCCAAAACGGGGTCGGGAAGTATTAATAACAAATGGGCAGTTCTTTATTTGCTCAAAATCATTtctgaagataaaaaaattgcacaGAATGCGCCAAATCCATCGCCTTTTTTATCTAACCTGGGGTTAAATGAGCTTGATTTGAGTAGTGAATCACGGGTTTCGCATAATTTTAAGAGAGGGGAAAAGGATTATGATAAGGGGGTTTTGTTCGTTACTAAAGATCCTGAGAATTTGCGGGAAATCGCTTTTAGAgagtttgttaatttgattaaagAGGAAAACGAGGTGTCCGAAGAGGTTTTAGTGAGAGATGTGTTATATGCTTGTCAAGGGATTGATGGGAAGTATGTGAAGTTTGATGCAAATGTTGATGGGTATGTTTTGTTGGATTCAATTAAGGTTCCGAGAGGTACGAGGGTTATGGTTAGGAAGTTGTGTGAGTTGGGATGGTTGTTTAGGAAAGTTAAGGGGTATATTTCAGAAAGTATGGATCGGTTTCCCGCTGAAGATGTGGGAACTGTAGGGCAGGCATTTTGTGCTGCCTTACAGAATGAGCTCTTGGATTATTATAAGTTGTTGGCTGTGCTTGAAGCACAGGCGATGAATCCAATTCCATTGGTTTCAGAGACAGCTAGTTCGGGTAATTATTTGTCATTGAGGAGGTTGTTGGTTTGGTTTGCTGAGCCAATTGTGAAAATGAGGTTGATGGCTGTTTTGGTTGATAAATGCAGAGTTTTGAGGGGTGGGGCGATGGCTGGGGCTATACATTTGCATGCCCAGCATGGAGATCCATTGGTGAATGAGTTCATGAGGAGCTTACTGCGATGTGTATGTTCACCACTTTTTGAAATGGTTAGGAGTTGGGTTTTGGAAGGGCAGTTGGAGGATATTTTTGCTGAGTTTTTTGTTGTGGGTCAGCCAGTGAAAGCTGAGGCACTCTGGAGGGAAGGTTACAGGCTTCATGCGGGGATGCTTCCTTCATTCATTTCACAACCCCTTGCTCAGCGCATTTTAAGGACTGGGAAGTCAATAAATTTTCTTCGTGTCTGTTGTGATGATCGTGGTTGGGCTGATGCCACAACGGAGGCTGCAGCTGCTGCTGGGACCACGACTAGAAGAGGGAGTCTTGGATATGGTGAAACTGATGCACTTGAAACTCTGGTTGTTGAAGCAGCAAAGAGAATCGATAAGCATCTGTTGGATGTTATGTACACGAGGTATAAGTTCAAAGAACATTGCCTTGCAATCAAGCGCTATTTACTTCTGGGACAAGGTGATTTTGTTCAGTATTTAATGGATATTGTTGGGCAGGAACTTTCTGAGCCTGCTAATACAATTAGTTCATTCCAGTTGGCAGGGTTGCTGGAAAGTGCAATTCGTTCATCTAATGCTCAATATGATGATCGTGACATATTAGATAGGTTGAGGGTGAAGATGATGCCACATGGAACTGGAGATAGGGGCTGGGATGTATTCTCATTGCAATATGATGCCAGAGTACCATTAGACACAGTGTTCACAGAATCTGTTATGGCAAgatatttaagaatttttaatttcctgTGGAAGCTGAGGCGAGCAGAGCATGCTCTTATTGGTGCGTGGAAGACAATGAAACCTAATTGTATTACTTCTCATTCTTTCACCAAGCTGCAGCATGCAGTCAAGTTGCAGTTACTTTCAACACTGAGACGATGCCAGGTCCTTTGGAATCAGATGAATCATTTTGTAACAAACTTGCAATATTATATCATGTTTGAAGTTCTGGAGGTTTCATGGTCTAACTTCTCAAATGAGATGGAAGTAGCGAGGGATCTTGATGATCTACTTGCAGCACATGATAAGTACCTCCATTCGATAGTAGAGAAATCTCTTCTTGGTGAACGATCCCAATCCCTTTACAAGTCACTCTTTGTCTTGTTTGACCTTATATTACGTTTCAGAAGTCATGCTGATCGGTTGTATGAAGGAATTTATGAGTTACAAACAAG AACTAGGGCATCCTCTTTATCCTCTCAAGACAAGAACAGATCACGGAGGCAGACAAAAGACAAATCTTCAGAGCCTGAATCATGGCTTAATGATGGCAGGAAAGCTCTAGAAGAACGTGCTggtgaatttcttcaaaatatgGGGCAGGAACTGGAAACAATATCAAAGGAATATACTGTGTTGCTCGAAGGTTTCTTGTCTCAGTTGCCTATGCAGCAACATGTTGATTTGAAATTCCTCTTCTTTCGGCTTGACTTTGCAGAATTTTATAGTCGGTTGCATCCTGGATCATAG